One window from the genome of Deltaproteobacteria bacterium encodes:
- a CDS encoding YkgJ family cysteine cluster protein yields MLDRIRLHCSEVNPCMRCGACCAAFIVRFPAVEMMHDNGGWVPEAFATSIDGSICAMKGTELKHKRCTALEGQIGHRVTCTIYVSRPTVCRSFEASWQEGARNYHCDRARALYGLAPFDYL; encoded by the coding sequence ATGTTGGACCGAATCCGTTTGCATTGCAGCGAGGTGAACCCGTGCATGCGCTGCGGCGCCTGCTGCGCTGCTTTTATCGTGCGGTTTCCGGCTGTGGAAATGATGCACGACAACGGGGGCTGGGTCCCCGAAGCGTTCGCCACGTCAATCGACGGCTCGATCTGTGCGATGAAGGGAACTGAATTGAAACACAAACGATGCACCGCACTGGAGGGTCAGATCGGTCATCGGGTGACCTGCACCATCTACGTATCGAGGCCCACCGTGTGCAGGAGTTTTGAGGCTTCCTGGCAGGAAGGCGCCAGGAATTACCACTGTGACAGGGCCAGGGCCCTTTACGGCCTGGCGCCGTTTGATTACTTGTAG